The Lemur catta isolate mLemCat1 chromosome 17, mLemCat1.pri, whole genome shotgun sequence genome segment ACCGGATATGCACTTTGTATCACTTAAAGGTCACAACAAACCGGGAGCCAGTATCTTATCCCCAAACTGGTTAAACAACTTGCCTGGGGTCACTGCATCAATTAGGGTTTTTAGCAAAGGAAATCTTTTGACTGTTGGGCAGTTCAGATCATGTCCAGGGCCAGGCCTAGAAAATGGGTAGGAACCAGGGAGGTAGGGTAGGTAgagtcagagagaaaagtcaccctgCAGATCCAGTCCAGTGGGGACACAGCTGCCACCAAACCCTGTTGCTTGGGACCCTGAACTCTACCCCCATTTGCCCAGATTCACCCTTGGACACCGGACATCACTGGGGCTCCTTTGCTCAGATAAATTCTCCACTGTTCCTCCTTCTGGGAGGTCACCATGGTGGATTAGCAACCGAGATGAACTTACTTCAGCCTCCACTCAGTCATTCTAGAAAAATCCCCTTCGTTTCAAAACAAGATCTCCCTCTGTTGAAGTCCGATGTTTCCATTTAATTCTTTGACTCTATCCTCTTATTCTTCCCTTGGATTTTTCTCCATCGGCAaacccctctctctcttttgtaattttcaaaatctCCAATTACACAGTGTATTTCCTCTCAGCTTAAAAAAATGCTTGTGTCTCCTACATCTTTACAAACACGATTCCAGGACCTTCTCCTTGGCCTGGGCCCCTTTGGAGAGAGTCCTGGGTGTGAATCCTGATGCCCTCGTGGCCCTGTTCAGTCATTTCACCTCActgagctgcagtttcctcctttgtcacACCTGTCTCCTTTGGGTGTTAATCCTAGAAGATGCTCAATACATAGTTGATATTTTTTGTAAACATCAGGCTGGGGTGGGAATGGGCAGTGACTACAAATGGGTATGAAGGATATTTTTGGGGAGacggaaatgttctaaaattagactgCAGTTGTAGTTGTACTGTATACTTACCAAAAATCACAGAATTGTACACTTAATGAGTAGGTTTTATGgtgtgtaaattatacttcaataaagctgaaaaaaatgaagGCCACAGAGATTTCTCCGATGTCACCCCCACCTTCTTGTTGCAGAGACTCCTCAAATGCTTCCAGGCAAGAATCACTGGAAGCTTCTTTCCAGCTGTCCTCCTTGCTTAGCTGGGACCCCTTCTCCCCCAATCAACTTTGAGGACACAAGAGGAGACAGGGTTGTGGTGAGGAGCATCATATTTGGGAGCCAGCCaggcctgggttcgaatcctggaGTACCCCATGTGATCACTTGGGCAAAATGTTCATTCACCCTTCTgagttttagttttctcatcagtgCAATGGGGGAAACACTCTTTCCAGtttttgtgaggatgaaatgagacaaTGCATGTCAAACACCTGTCACCAGGCCACCAGACCTAGCGGAAAGTCAATGCTCATGAGCTGAGTCCTGCTATTACTTCTGCAGCCTGTGGGGAGGGAGGCTTCTCTGGGCTTCCAGCCTTCAGTAATGGTGCAGGCCTTGTCATGTCTTCTGGGAACTTGAAACAGCCTTCTTACTAACCTTCCCTCTCTTGCCTGTACTGTGGCAATTATCTTCAACCTAGGCTGTCAGGGAGATGTttccaggcaaaaaaaaaaacctgaccaCATCATCATGGTCCTCTTCGGATCCCCCATTGCCTACAGGGTGGATTCCGAGGCCCTGAGCAtcacctctctctctgccttcccttctgTCCCAGACATTTACAGCCACAGCTgtctcctgcccaccctcccgACCTTCCACTGCGGAAATTGAATTTCTCTTCTCCGCTTTCCTCCCCACCTAGCAAGCCCTTGAGCATTTTGCCTGACTAAGCCTCAGTTTCGTCCTATGTGAGTTGGGAGTTTCTGATTCTCACCTCTCAGGATTGttctgagaataataataatgataaaaacatgATGACAATAATAAGAATTGAAAATGACAACAATAGCTAATAATTATTCAGCACCTAATATGTGCCAAGTACTTTACTAAGCAATTTACAGAAAGTGTCccatttaattaatttagatAGAGTTATGACACGTACTTTACCATAGAAGACTCAGAAAATTTACCTTACTCAAGGTCAACAGGTAGCAAGGGTCAGGGACAACACTCAAATCCAAGCCTACGTGAAACCAAAATTCATTCTTCAAGCTTggtatgcagtaggtgctcaatgaagtctcttctttctttgtctccctTCACAGTCTCTTGCTTCCATCTGTCTGAGGTCGGCCCTTAAGGTTTGGCTGGAGGGCTGTAGCCCACATATTCCCTCCACACTCTGGAATACTTGGGTTCCTCCCCACTAGATCACTTCTCACAGACTTACCCAATTATAAGTTATTTATTGTCcataattatttatgaaaataatatttattattcattaagtctacaaatattaaatattatttactatttcatGCCAGGTATGTCAAGGATTGCTAGCTCTCCCCCAGTGTttgttcttcccttcctcttaGTAAGAAAACTCCTGAATTTGAGCTAGCCATGATCGCtcagaataaagaaaacacttccagcctcccctgcagcttGGTGTGGCAATGAGCTCTGGCCAATGGACAGCAGTGGAGCGAAGTGTGTGACCTCTGAGTGGTGTCCTTAAAGGGAAGTGTGTTGcgcttcccttccttctcttcccccgTCCCGATAGCTGGACAGGGACTTGATGGTGGGAACTGGAGAAGCTCTGGAATCATCACGTGAAGCTGCCATTGAGGGTGACAGAGCATCAAGCCACAAGGAACCAAGTTGCCCACTGAATCCTGAAGCTGCTATACTTAACTGCTTACCCAGATTATACATAAAAAAGGAATCAGTGTTGGTCTTTTGGAATCATTATTGTTGCAGGGGGGATAGCTATTAAAACAAGTCGAATTAATATCTTAATACACCAGGTGACGTTATGAGAACTGGGGTTATAAGCCAAGTTTCTGACATTctaaatggaaagacaaacacgtaaaataaatttaaaaagaacagatgGATCTATGAACgtcataaaacaaatttattatcatCTAGAGTGGTTGGAGTTTCATTATCCAGGGTGACCAGGCAAAGCCTCTCCAAGGAGGCGACATCTGAGATGAGATGGAAGGATGAGCAGAAGTCATCCCTGGGAAGACTGAAGAAAGAGCTTTATGTGGAGAACAAATGACACCTGCTAAGGCCCTGAAGTGGGAATAAGATTGGCAAGTTCAAGGTTCATAAAGACATCCACATGTGTATCCTTCTGTTAGAAAGCTGAGAATAAGTAATTcttaaattaaatgtttcttgATATGTATTTATGTGATAATAGATTCCTTTGTGGGTCTCAGGAGGCCAAATGGCTTTAATTGGCCGTGTCCTTACTGGCAGAGATGCTGGCCAGTTTCCCACACTCTCTTCTTGTGCTTTGCTGAGACATCTGCTACATACTGTCCTTTGGCCTGGCTGACCTCATCGAAATCCCCTCCTGTTCTAATTCGCTGCCCACGGCCCTGCTGATAAAAGGGAGGCTCATCCCTGCTACAGGGAACTCTGTTTCCATCCCCTGCAGCTCAGCTGCCTCCTTCTCTTGGGTCCTGCCAGCCATGAAGCTTCTTTTCCTGTTGCTTGTCCTCCTCCTGGCCGCAGAGCCAGTGGCATCAGGTAACTTGGGCCTCTCTCAAGGGTCTGGGATCCTGGTTGTGggcttctcctctttccctcccctctccctgtggGTGGAAGCTGaagccttccttcctttcatgcAGCTTTGGGAGGTTTTCCCAGGACCGTCTCATGTTAACATTTCTCCCTGATTCTTTTTTGCTGAGGTGGTTGGATGATAGATGTTTGGAGCATCTGGCACTTAGAGGCTGGAGTGACATTCTGGTGGGAGCTTGGGAGAGGGCTTAAGGGTGGAGGATTGGGTGTGTGTTGGGGACTTGTTGAGGACTTTGGGAGATTAGGCTGAAGGCTGGGGTCCAGTTATGAAGGGGGAGAAAAGCCTTGGGTTGGAAGGATAGGGGGAATATTACGATGATGTGGAGGTGAGGACCTGGGCTTCCCCGAAGGCTTGGGGTGGAGTTAGCGAGGGAATGGGATTTTGAGCAGAGTGGAGCTAGGGCTAGGGATTAGGCTGCGAGTTAGTACAGCTTGGGGATGGGTTGCTGGTGGGAAATCAGGTTGGTAACTAGATTAGATTTGGGTTTGGTTTGGAGTTGGGGATTGGGGGCAAAGGCTAAGAGTTCTAATTTAGGTTGGACTGGGTTTTGAGTTTGAATTGGGTGAATACGGGGTCAAGGAGGATTGGAGAGTGGGTTGGGTcgtggctggagctggggcttGCTGGCTGGGCTTAAGTTAGACAGGGCCAAGCTATGAAAAGGAGCTAGGTCTGTTGTAGTGTGAGTGAATCCCCTCGGTTCCCTAACATGACAGGTGTTCGCTGTCCTTTTCCTGTCATTCCCAAGCTTTGCTAGGAGGGTCATTCGTTTAACATCAGCTGATCCCAAAGTAAGGAGTAGGAAGTCAAGGGATGGAAGATAGACGGGTGGGAAGTCTGAAAAAGGCTCTCCTGAAAACTCCAGGGTTCCCAGCTGGAACACTTGCCTCAGTTCTCTCCCCTTTTACggtctcttctctcctttcctgggACTAGGTCCAGCATTACCTACTCAAcctgctttcttcccttctcctctgtcctcctgctccccctctgcctcctcttatCCCTCCACTTGAGGAATACTAACAACCACTTAATGGCTGTTCCTACACCCCCAAGGAGAATGTTGGATGGACGGACACTGCCGGTTGGTGTGCAAAAATGATGAAGACAGCATCTCACGCTGCCGAAATCGTAAACGGTGCTGTGTCCCTAGTCGTTATTTAACAATCCAACCAGTAACAGTTGATGGAATCCTTGGCTGGACCACTGCTCAGATGCCCACCCCAGATAAGAAGACAAAATAGAAATCATGTATAGAAATGACTTTGTTTCAGGTTCCTTAGTGTTCTCATCCCATTAAACTCACAAATTTGCTTCTTGTGTCTGTCGATCATAAGGAATGATACCCCAAATGGATTGAGGGTGGGGAAATGGCACGGTAGGGCTTAAAGCGTAGTGGAGAGAAGTCCCTTGGGCTGGGTCCCAGCAGTGGGTGGTGACTACAGTCTTGGAGGTGGTTCCCCATTGACCAGCCCAGGAGAGGCTATTGAGTCAGGCGTGGACTGAGGAGAGCATGGCGGGGCCTGAGAGATTTAAAGGCACAGCAGATGCCTAGAGAGGGGGAGAATCCTTGGGCTGGGAGAATTGGTCCATCTTGGGAGTAAAGGGGCTGGGGATGGATGGAGCTGAGTAGAGCCCAAATCCTTGGGTTCCTGGGGAGATAAGGTGACATGCTTTCCCATGGTCAAGAGCCCACAGCCCCAGGGGTCAGAAGGTTTATAAGAACTAAAAAAACGATAAAACACATGAATTtactcatttatatataaatttgttcATTATTCCTTTTTTACATTCTTTCATTGATTTACCTATTCATCTATTcacctcagctctgccacttgtcaCTGGCAGACTCTGCCTATAAACCTCTCAGAAATTCATCTtccagccaggcgcagtggctcacgcctgtaatgctagcactcctAGGTTCAGGATTAATAAGTAGGACTTCTCTGACTTCTGGTAAGAAGGCTGAGGGGACACGGAAGATGATAATAAGAAGCTGTGGGTGCCACATTGTGTGGTGATGCAGAGTGACATGCAGCCAACAAGCAGGGGAGTTGTAGCTCCAACAAGTTAGGAGCTACAAAGCACCTGAAAAAGCTTTGGGAGTTAGTTTGAGCACCTCTGAAACCCCTTTCTGGGGCTGCTGTGGCCTCTCTCCAAGGGGAAAGCATGAAGCAGGCTGAtctgcctgccccaccctcccaaaTGTACAGTTCTGCCCACTCTTCTTTGGGATGCAACTTGGCCCTCCTCCTCAAGGAAGATGGAAAAGGACCTTATCTCCCAAGGATGTGACAGAAATGGTGTGGTTTTTGGTATCGTAATCTTCcttgaatctctctctctctctttttttttttttttgagacagagtcttgctctgtcgcccaggttagagtgctgtggtgtcagcctagctcacagcaacctcaaactcctgggctcaagcgatcctcctgcctcagcctcctgagtagctgggactacaggtgcacgccaccatgcccagctaattttttctatttttagtagagatgggggtctcactcttgctcaggctggtctcaaactcctgatctcaagtgatcctcccgccttggcctcccagagtgctaggattacaggcgtgatccaccgcACCCAGACCCTTgaatctcttttcttcccttgcaGGCCAAGGGGTGATGAGGAGGGGTAGAGACATTGACAGCAGAGAGCAGGCCCATCTGGGGTAGGGGTTGCCGTGGCAGTTGTAGAAGCACTGTGGCCCCAAAGTGGGGGAGACTGGGCATCTGCATTGACCCTTCCCTGGGGTTGGTAAGTAGGCCTGCTGATGCAGCTGATGATCAGCCTCTGCTCTGCACACCAGTACCTGTAATCTAAGTTACATATGATACTGAGGAATCCACTTTCTATTCTTGCCCAAGGTTCAAAGGGGTAAAAcatatttccttcttatttctcCTCATCCTTGCTTAGGCAGTGTATGTTCTCTGGTCAAAGTGAAATGGAATGGGCCACTTAGGATATCATGGCATATGTGTGGGTGCATGTTAGACTTCGTATTACACCCATTTGGACATGGGACACCCTGTATACCTTGTGCTACATTCAAGGCCTGGCAAATAGTGGGTGCTGATAaccatttgtggaatgaatgagagGCCTTTGAATGCCAGGTTCAGAAGTTTGGGTTGACACTGAGGAAAACAGGGGGCCATGGCCCCAGCGGTCATTATCCAGACAATGGATCTGACTGTGGATCTGGGTAATCGATGTTCAGAGGCCCTGACCTCCCCTAGCCAAGCCCTGACATGTAGAGAGTAGTGTGGCGCCTGAGAGAGGGCATGGGCTTGGAGTCATATTGAGTGCTGTCTGAGTCCTTGCTTGGCTTCTAATAGTTATGAGGCCTTTGCGAGCACACtgcttctctctgagcctcagtgtcatagtgcaagaaaaggaaataaacacatcTACTTCAGATGGTCATAGGAAAGGTTCAATTAACATATATCAAGTGGCTCATAGTAGATACTCAGCAAATGGTAATGGTCATTATTTTTTCAGTCAAAggatcatttttgttttggagGCCTCAATCCCAAGGGGAAATAATTATAATGCGAATGGCTAGCATTTCCTGAATGCTTATTATGGACTGGAGACCATGTCTCTGGTTCCTATGTGTGAACAGCCCccaaaaacacaaaagcaaaaacaaaaacaaaaacacctctgGC includes the following:
- the DEFB119 gene encoding beta-defensin 119 isoform X2 codes for the protein MKLLFLLLVLLLAAEPVASGECWMDGHCRLVCKNDEDSISRCRNRKRCCVPSRYLTIQPVTVDGILGWTTAQMPTPDKKTK